Sequence from the Hamadaea flava genome:
GCCGGGGCCACGGCCGCGCAGGAGCTGGCGTACACCCTCGCCGACGGCTTCGGCTACGTCGAGCTGGGCTTGGACCGCGGCCTCGACGTCAACACGTTCGCGCCCGGCCTCAGCTTCTTCTTCGACGCCCACGTCGACTTCTTCGAGGAGATCGCCAAGTTCCGGGCCGCGCGCCGGATCTGGGCCCGCTACCTCCGCGACGTCTACGGCGCCACCAGCGAGAAAGCGCAATGGCTCCGCTTCCATACCCAGACCGCGGGCGTCTCGCTCGCCGCGCAACAGCCGGTCAACAATGTGGTACGCACAGCGCTGGAAGCGTTGTCCGCCGTCCTCGGTGGGACGAACTCCTTGCACACCAACGCCCTGGACGAGACCTTGGCGTTGCCGACCGACGAGTCCGCCGAGATCGCCCTGCGGACGCAGCAGGTGATCATGCACGAGACCGGCGTCGTGAACGTGGCCGACCCGCTCGGCGGTTCGTGGTACGTCGAGGCGTTGACCGACAAGATCGAGGCCGAGGCGGAGGAGATCTTCACCCGGATCAAGGCGCTCGGAACGGACGGCACGTTCACCGCAGGCATCCTGCGCGGCATCGAGAACGGCTGGTTCACCTCGGCCATCGCCGATTCGGCGTACGCCTATCAGCGCGCGCTGGAGGGCGACGTCAAGCACATCGTCGGCGTCACCCGGAACACCGACACCCTCGCCAAGCCGCTGGAGATCCTGCGGGTCTCCCACGAGGTGGAGACCGAGCAGGTCAAGCTGCTCCAGGAACGGCGGGCCGCACGGGACCAGGCCGCGGTCGACACCGCGCTCGCGGCCCTGTCCACTGCCGCCCAGAGCACCGACAACCTGGTTCCGGTGCTGCTGGACGCCTGCCGGGCCGAGGCGACGCTCGGCGAGATCTGCGACGCCCTCCGCGACGTCTGGGGGGTCTACCGGGAGCCGGCCCGCTTCTGACGGCTGTCGGCGAAAGGGGGCGGTCCGGTCGGACCGCCCCCTTTCGCAGCAGAATCAGGCGACGTAGTCGGCCGCGCGGGCTTCGTCGTTGCCCACCGGGCCGTCGTCGTCCACGTGCACGTCGTCGACGATGACGTCGACTCCGGTGACCTCCAGGCCGAGCAGGTTCTCCACCGAGTTGATGACCTTGACCCGGACGGTGTCGGTCACCGAGTGCACCACGTAGCCGAACTCGATGACGATCGTGACGTCGATCTGCGCGTTCCGGCCTTCCAGGGTCACCTTGACGCCCTGGTCGGCGTCGGCGTCGCCGAGACCGATCCGCTCCTTCACCGCGCTGAACATGCGCGCCACGTCGCCACCGAGGTCGTAGACCCCGGGCACCTCGCGGGCGGCGATACCGGCGATCTTCTCGACGACCTCGTGGCGGATGTGCGTCTTGCCGCGGTCGGCG
This genomic interval carries:
- a CDS encoding acyl-CoA mutase large subunit family protein, with translation MDADEIRAGRDRWQARYDAAKTRHADFTTLSGTEVEPVYGPPAGATVPGFERIGWPGEYPFTRGLYPTGYRGRTWTIRQFAGFGNAAQTNARYHQILNAGGGGLSVAFDMPTLMGRDSDDSRSLGEVGHCGVAIDSVADMEVLFSGIDLAAVTTSMTISGPAVPIFCMYLVAAERQGIADTSVLDGTLQTDIFKEYIAQKEWLFAPEPHLRLIGDLMEYCAQRIPRYKPLSVSGYHIREAGATAAQELAYTLADGFGYVELGLDRGLDVNTFAPGLSFFFDAHVDFFEEIAKFRAARRIWARYLRDVYGATSEKAQWLRFHTQTAGVSLAAQQPVNNVVRTALEALSAVLGGTNSLHTNALDETLALPTDESAEIALRTQQVIMHETGVVNVADPLGGSWYVEALTDKIEAEAEEIFTRIKALGTDGTFTAGILRGIENGWFTSAIADSAYAYQRALEGDVKHIVGVTRNTDTLAKPLEILRVSHEVETEQVKLLQERRAARDQAAVDTALAALSTAAQSTDNLVPVLLDACRAEATLGEICDALRDVWGVYREPARF
- a CDS encoding Asp23/Gls24 family envelope stress response protein, producing MSENIEAPAPVVATAPVQPSSTMDNFRAGASDLAEQAETKFAVAADAVSDAADRAVDATRNAFDNAARRIRNNAELAADRGKTHIRHEVVEKIAGIAAREVPGVYDLGGDVARMFSAVKERIGLGDADADQGVKVTLEGRNAQIDVTIVIEFGYVVHSVTDTVRVKVINSVENLLGLEVTGVDVIVDDVHVDDDGPVGNDEARAADYVA